Below is a genomic region from Astatotilapia calliptera chromosome 13, fAstCal1.2, whole genome shotgun sequence.
CTTGGGTTTGAGCTGTTATTGCTGCCTTGGTGTTTGGAAACCGAGTGCGTCCCGTGTGAAACCAAGGACACTATACGACCCTGTATTATCTTTTTTAACTCCGAATGGGATCATAGTTTACAAAATGAACTTCAGGATTTATTCAGTTAGATTTTAGCCTAGCAATTGAGGTAATCAAGTCGTCAGAAAAGTATTTACTGGGATGACAGAGCAGAACCAGACCAGGAGGAAAGCTCCCCCTGCTGGCTGTTGGGAGTTGGCTTCGCACTTCAAACCAGGAGCctaaatccatattttattctatgtttAACACTTAAGTTCTGCCTGATTTTGAACCAGTTAATGTGAATTGTACTGACAAATTCTCTTCTTGTACTTTCAGAGGAAGGCTTACTGTATCGTGCTCGTTACTTCGGGGATTCTGAGTTGTACCAGAGAGCACAGAGGATGGGGACTCCCAGCTGTTCCAGACTATCTGAGATTCAAGTCATATTGGATGGCTAGAAAACACTTCTGCACATATGGGTACGTTGCTGTCTGTGGCATACAGTATGAGTACTACAGGATGCCGTATATGGACTGGAAAGAATTCAGagtttttgcatgttttatctGACACATCCCCCATTACTCCAGCCACTCAGAATgctgttttaaatttatttttaatatcttaCAAGAATCAGTCAGTACACCTTGTTTTTGCGTGGCTTGATAATCGAGCTGTGTCAGGGACTGATACCAGATATTCAAGAGCAGGGATTTACATCAATTTACATCGcaggccacatacagcccactttgatttTAAGTGGGCCGGATGAGTGACACTCTTCttcctgtcagtgtaaagaagtttaactaccCCTTTATTCCCTAAGATGTCTTAATATAAGGAAAACAAGTGCAATTTAAACAATGTGTCACAGTTTTTCtgcatggtttaaaaaaaagctcctgcagtaaatgaaagaaatctgtctttgACTGTGATTGTTTAGCCATATTGAGCTAAGGAAACATCCCTATAAATTAACGTTCCACCTTTTAAAGTAGGAACTACAATTCAAAAAGAGTGACCAGGTGTAAAGTAACAGTAGCTGGTTTGgtgaaaacatgcaaaattaTCTGTATAATTTAACCTTTCCACTCATGGTGAATGTTACTGAGTAATAGTGATAATGAATGATATTTTTAAGaaacttaaatatatataacattGAAGTGATTATCCTGTGATATGAATGGCTGTATAACTGTGATTTATTCTCTTGGTTTTCTCAGGTTCGTCAGTACTTGAATCTAATTAGAAGAAATCGGTCGGAGCCCACTCAAATTTGACCACATTTCTGCAGCAAACCAAGAGAATCAAAAAATGCCTTACGTGTAGTGGGCAGCAGACCTCATCAGGGAACCTCTCTGCGCCTCGGTGTAGATTGACTTCCTGTAGAACTGTGAGAAGCTTTGAGTTCACTGCTGACATTGTCTTGCTAGAATCTTTACAGTGGTGAGAGGCGGCCGGGTAGTCGTGCTGAAAAGTAAGAGCATTGTTGTCGGTACGCAAAGCTACTAAGATTAGCTTCCTCTGTCCCAatcgttttctttttcttaaatattttgAGAAACCCGATGGCCTTGTCATAGACAGATGTCTGAGCCACTCACAAGGAAAGCGTgtaatttttgtagttttaccaatgtaaatattcattttacttttaacaGTGCAGGGGTTATTGAAGTCATTTACATTGTTAAGTGGATTTGCTTGTAGCCTGTTGGATCATAATTACTGTAAACTGTTGCACAAATGAAAGTAAACcatatttattaaattaacATGCTAAAATTGTATAAAAGTTTCTTTGAATTAAAATTGTCCAATGATTGACTGGTGCATGCCTTTTGTTTTACATCATacatacacgtacacacactCGCTTATGTGCTTCAATAGTAAGTCAGTTTTTGTGTCCCAAATTCAAACTTTACACTATGTAAGTCAGGGTATAAAAGCGGGTTTCTGAGTGTGCCTAAATGTAGCGTTCACAGGAAACTGGAATCGCAGTTCAAAacctttacatttttaattttcagttatttctcCACGTTTACAGTTTTGACGTCCTCGTTGGATTTTCTGTAAACTGCTTAAACTGTGTGCTGCAGTGTATGTAGTAGATATGGGGGTGAGAATGATGACCTATAGCATCACAATATCCCCCGTTTTGGTATTTGCTGTTTCTCTGATGGCATAATGTTATTCTAGGACCATCACTGCAACTGATCAGTCATGCTGTTTGTGTCATATGTTTGTGACTTTGGTGGGAAATCTGGAAAAAATACCACAGAAACACTTAAAAGCTGGATGTAAAAGGCCTTCGGGAGTCAGCAACCGGCCTTCAGCTGGTTGTGGTGGGTGAACAGACGAGTTTCGCTCTGGGAAAGTAGAGATTTGTGtcctctgtgttttgtggttttgtttttgtttaaaaaaaaaaaaaaaggaaaaaaaatcagtgttaaattttattttagacGTCTTGCTTCACTATACTTTAAGGTTTCAGTTGCACTTCGGCTAGCATTTGGAAACAactgtgggttgttttttttccatgtttgctATTCCTAGGAAAGCTTTTTTGGGAGTTGGATGGCCTGAAGGCAAACTTCTCACATGTGTAGGAAAAGGTGACACATCTGCTTCGTGACGCATTCACTTCATGTGAATCATCACTCTTTGAACCGCCGGTTTACACCTTGTCTAATGTTGGCTTTAGgttcagacacacacaagatAAGTTGGTTCCAATGAGAGTTTTATTATGATGTACAGTGCTGCGTAAAAGTATTGAGCctctcatttcttcatatttttccagGGAAActgatgcaaacacacatggaaatatgatttgtgtgtatatatatatatatgtatatatatatgtatatatatatatataagcaaaAGCAGTTTGTACATTTCTAACAAGCTTCAAAGTCAATTTTTGGTGTGGCCACTTTTAAACTTAAACACAGCCTGAGCTCTTACCaaactttcttgtcatttctttaagtagttcAAAGCTCTTTGATTGTTGACtgcttttttattatgttctctgtcaaaatgatcccaaacTGCTTCAGCAAAGTTGAAGTCCAGtatctggggaggccaatccatgaatGATTGATGGAGTGCTCCATTGTGTGGAATAGTATGCTTTTTCTGTATTGGcgatgtgtttgggatcattgtcatgctgaaaaatgaagtggcTGACTGATTAATAACTAATTGAAGGTCTCTCAGGTCTTTCAgatgctgttcatctgctgcagctttttcaGGCCTGTTACTTTtccagatttttaatttttttaaggcCACACTTCACACCACGCTGTGCTACGCCAGGAAtttggctaatagctctttgggaatcatcttgttgttgcaaaaatacagttttatgcCCTTCGAACTatggtaactttttttttgtaggtTCAACTAAAGGTTTGTCATTCTGTTAAGTGCCTTTCTTATGCTTGAACGATGTCAAAGATTTTTAGTAAACCTGGCGAACTAATGcttaaaacctttttaaaatgtataaagttgttggaaacaacatttttaaaactgatgCGTTCCTCAAGACTTTTGAATATTACTGTTGAACATTCACACATTTCCTATGATAACCGTTATCAGACAGTACTATCTCACTTTTACTGGTGTCTGCCAGTTTCCCCTGTTATCTTTAAGGTTTCTTCTTCAAGATAAGTTGGTTAACTTCATTAACTACACCTGTTGACTACTCCACTCCATGTagagcagggatgtcaaacaaATTTTACATTATGGGCCAcgtacagcccactttgatcttaagtgggctgaACCAGTGAAACACCTCTTTCTGTCGGTGtaaagtttaactacacatgTAAGCCAtaagatattttaatataaggAAACAAGTGACGTTTCAACATTATAGCTCAGTTTTactacatgataaaaaaaattcaattgcaagaaataaatgtgtaaaattatagAAAAAGTTCTGTTAGCTCATTGTGCAGACTGTCCTGTgactacaaattaaaaaactgaCAGAatacttctccttttttttgtcttttttaaaaaactaaacccACTTTCTGTGATTTATGTACTTAATTATTTTGGTGTATAATGGCCAAGGGGGAGGTAGAGTCTAAAATTGATATCTTCCTTCACATTTCCCATGCCATCCAAAGGGCAGAGTAGAGTCTTTGGTGGGCAGTTCTGGACTCCGGGCCTCATGTTTAACACCCCTGATGTCAAGTCATTAAGTACTGACTACTCTAAGAAAACTGCTGGAAGTATCTGTTTACAGCAGTAACATAACTGAATGGTTGGTGcaagagaaataaaatacaacatactGCTGCTTTACTGTTTTGTCTCAGCACTGCAGTACATAGCATGTATGAATTTGTGTGGATATGGGACACAGACAGATAAAACTCACAcaaaaagttaataaaaaaataatttattctctcatgttaaaaaacaaaacaaaacgagtGTCCGTTGGTATATTTAAATGTCACATACATAAGGCATTCCCTTATAGGTGTGGCTTCACATTCACAGGAATGAAACTGACCCATGTGCAAACACTAATCTTCACTGCACCCACATGAGTAGCTGCTATGAGACAAAGGTAGTTCAGTATTAACCCCGTCATACATCATCACAGACAGGTCATCATTGTTATGTCTCGAGAGTGCTTTTGTTAAGATTTTGCATTAATTAGCAGCTTCTTTACAGTTTCTTTAGAGTTCAGCTTATCAGAGACAGGAGTGCTCAGCGATCAGCACTCCTCAACCAGCAGTGCGGCTGAACTGTACAGTTTCCTCTTGATAGCCCTGAAACTCGTGCTCAGCTTCAGGGTGTCGTGGTGCTTCGGAGACGATGAGGATGTCTGTGCTGGTTTGCTACTTTTGAAGAGCTTCTGAACTTTTGGCCACAGTCCACTGGACTCCACCCTCAGCACCAGTGTCACATGGAAAGTTGGGACAAGGGATGGATCTACTGCTATTTGATCCACAGTACATGGGGAGTCCTGTTTCCCCATGTCAACGCACAGGTCGATGAGCGCTCCCCTGAGACCACAAGGCTCTATCGCGGCCAAGTGGAGCAGCTCTTGGCTGATATTGTGTAGCAGGCAGTCAGGGAGGATGAGTTTGGAGCAATCCAAGCTGGTGTGCGATGcatcactgagactatgtgcaATGGCAGTCACAACATCTGCAGCCAAGGTCTCCTCCAGAGGATAGAAGAAGGAGCTGATGTCTAACTCTGACAGATCTGTCATAGATCCTGAAACAAAGGAGTAGCTACAAGTTAGTAAGGAATATATAGCAGTGTGGGAttcacctttctttttttttaagttttctaaTCATTAAACAAAGTGGAAGAAAGACTGACAAGCATATTTTCTTGGTACTTTAAGACTTCGTTCTCTCttgttctctgtttctctttccaaaatgcatttaaacaaTCAgaaattatacatatatattcttGAACAGTGTTAGTTCGATCAAATGACACTCACCAGATTCACTCCTGCAGTACTGATCTTCTGTCACCCTCTGATTGTGTCCCTTCAGCTCTGTCAGCTTGTGAAGCAAACTGCTCCAGGACAGCCGCTGTGAGCCCCTGTCCTCCgatggagatggaggaaaacTACCGTACAGAGACTGATTGCAAGAcatccttaaaaacaaaaaaattaaagtgcTATTGTATCCTCGAATGGTGGCCCCGTCCCTTGAACCAGACCAGCTGGAAGACCTCTGCAACAATGGAACAAAGCCTTAAATACCCACGAAAAGAACACCCCGCCCATCGTATTTTTCAGCCAATGACGATTCAGCTCACGTCCTCAGCATTCTGCCTTGCCTGGTAACACTGCTGATCCCATTGATGATTAGGCAAAGCCCCTCTGCCGGTATTGCAGCAACAGCCCGACCCCCATCCTGCATACGCG
It encodes:
- the LOC113035061 gene encoding DNA damage-inducible transcript 4 protein-like, whose amino-acid sequence is MSCNQSLYGSFPPSPSEDRGSQRLSWSSLLHKLTELKGHNQRVTEDQYCRSESGSMTDLSELDISSFFYPLEETLAADVVTAIAHSLSDASHTSLDCSKLILPDCLLHNISQELLHLAAIEPCGLRGALIDLCVDMGKQDSPCTVDQIAVDPSLVPTFHVTLVLRVESSGLWPKVQKLFKSSKPAQTSSSSPKHHDTLKLSTSFRAIKRKLYSSAALLVEEC